GGCCCGGGTGAAGCTCGGTACCCCGGAGGTGTCGATCGCCGCGGCGCCGGGCTGCGCGGGCGCGGCCACGGCTTGCCGGGAGGCCAGTTCGGCCTCGCTGAAATAACTCCCGCAGCCGGCCATGGACAGGCTGCTCACGACCAGCAGAATGCCGATCCGCTGACGGGGAAGATGGCGTCCCATGGGTCCTCCTACGACCTGGCGAGTTCTGCGCGACCGCGCCTGATGGTCACGCCTCACCGGTTCCCGATGAACGACTGCGCCGCGCCGGTCGGCGCGGGTGCGCCGATGAACTTGGCGAGCATCTGGCTGGCCGGGTTGTTGAACTTCATCGGGGCGTCCGGCGGCAGCATCCTGCCGGCGATCATCATGTTGCCCGCGCGGTGCATCAGGATGGACAGCTTCAGCGCGCCGAACGCCTCGTAGAAGTCGGCGTGCTGGACCTGATGCCCCGTCAGTTCGGTGTAGCGGGCGATGATCGCGTCGCGGTCCGGGAAGCCCTCGGGCAGTGGCAGGCCGATGCCCTCGGTGTGGTGTCGCTGCAGCAGCAACCACCAGCCCAGGTCCTGCTCCGGCGAGCCGAGGGTGACCATCTCCCAGTCCAGGATCCCGGCCACGCCGAGCTGGTCGGAGATCAGCAGGTTGCCCAGGCGGGCGTCGCCCCAGTTGAGCACGGTCGGCTCGGCGCCAGGCTTGTTGGCCTCGACCCACGCGAACCCGGCCTCGATGGTGCCGTTGGTCTCGCCCTCGGCTGCCCACGCGTAGGTGTTGCGCCAGTCGGCGATGGACTGGTCCAGCGGGGTGGCGCCCAGCTCCGGGTGGTCCAGGAAGTCCAGGCCCAGCGCCTTGTGGTCCGCGGCGTGCACCTTGGTCAGCGCGATCAGCGCGTTGTCGCACATGGTCGCCCGCTGCGTCGGGCTCAGCTCGTCGAGCACCCACCCGGCCGCGGTGAACGGCGGGTCGTCGGCGGCGATACGGCCGGAAAGCCGTTCCATGACGAGGAAGTGCGAGCCCAGCACATCGGTGTTCGTCTCCACCCACGGCGTGGCCGGCACCGGGGCGTCGGTGTGCTGCGACAGGGCGTGCAGCACGCGCTGCTCGGTGACCAGGTCGTAGCGCGGGAACACGCCCGGGCCCTGCGGAGCGACCCGGGCCACGTACTGCGCGCTGTGCGACCCGGACTCGTCGGTCCAGGAGGCGTTGAACATCAACGTCTCGTTGGACATGCCGCTGGCCTGCGGAATGTCCACGTCGGTGACCGCCACGTCGGTGGCGCCGGGCAGTTTCGTGCTCAGCCAGTCGCGCAGCTGGATCGCGGACTTCTCGGGGTCTCGAGTGTTCGCCAGTGCCATCGCAAGCTCCTCAGCGGTTCTCGGTGCGTGCCTTGACGGCGCGCTGGTAGCGGTCGAACCAGACTTCCTGGTACGTGGCGTGCGTGATCCGGCCGTGCGCGTCGGTCCAGCGGTAGACGCTGTCGTGGAAGGAGACGTTCGGCCAGGCAGGCAGCACGGCGGTGGCGATCGCCTCGCCGGTGAACCGGTGGACCGTGCCGGTGGAGTCCTCAGCCTCGATCTCCTGCCGCAGCGTGGCGAGGGTGATCGGCTGGACCTCCAGGACGTTGCGGCGGACCCGGACCACGTCGAGGGTCTTGTCGCCCTGCTGGAGCCACGCGAAGTGGTGCGTGGGCCGATCGGCGGGCATGTCGTAGATACCGGTCCACGACGGATCGGTGTCGGGGGCCTCGAAGGAGATCTGGTTGAAGATCAGGTCCTCCCCGAAGTACATCGGCGACCAGCCCACCGGTGGGACCGGCACGCCTCCGCGATTCTCCTTGCGTATCTGCCGCCAGGATCGGTCCCGAGGGGCATAACAGTCCACTGCGAATTTCTCGCCGTTCAGAACCAGCTCGCCGACCGCGTGCATGAACTGCTCGCTGCCGCCGGGGCTGCGCCCGGGATCGTCGTGGTGGTGCTCCTCCCCCGGCATGATGTGGCCGCGGGCCAGTAGGGGCGTCACGGCGGTCTGCGTGATGTCCAGCGAG
This portion of the Sporichthyaceae bacterium genome encodes:
- a CDS encoding phosphotransferase family protein, with translation MALANTRDPEKSAIQLRDWLSTKLPGATDVAVTDVDIPQASGMSNETLMFNASWTDESGSHSAQYVARVAPQGPGVFPRYDLVTEQRVLHALSQHTDAPVPATPWVETNTDVLGSHFLVMERLSGRIAADDPPFTAAGWVLDELSPTQRATMCDNALIALTKVHAADHKALGLDFLDHPELGATPLDQSIADWRNTYAWAAEGETNGTIEAGFAWVEANKPGAEPTVLNWGDARLGNLLISDQLGVAGILDWEMVTLGSPEQDLGWWLLLQRHHTEGIGLPLPEGFPDRDAIIARYTELTGHQVQHADFYEAFGALKLSILMHRAGNMMIAGRMLPPDAPMKFNNPASQMLAKFIGAPAPTGAAQSFIGNR
- a CDS encoding tyrosine protein kinase; translated protein: MIATHPGSSDLILPRPGAGEEWDPYTIHTHYFGFSVPEAKIGAFLYVRYQPAFPLCQGGVAIFRGTQNYSALDIDHLDYQMTMPWPEVDGNRITTPNGLSIEFLEPGRVARLTYSAGDTSLDITQTAVTPLLARGHIMPGEEHHHDDPGRSPGGSEQFMHAVGELVLNGEKFAVDCYAPRDRSWRQIRKENRGGVPVPPVGWSPMYFGEDLIFNQISFEAPDTDPSWTGIYDMPADRPTHHFAWLQQGDKTLDVVRVRRNVLEVQPITLATLRQEIEAEDSTGTVHRFTGEAIATAVLPAWPNVSFHDSVYRWTDAHGRITHATYQEVWFDRYQRAVKARTENR